Proteins encoded by one window of Cucurbita pepo subsp. pepo cultivar mu-cu-16 unplaced genomic scaffold, ASM280686v2 Cp4.1_scaffold001940, whole genome shotgun sequence:
- the LOC111786548 gene encoding pectate lyase-like, giving the protein MPRCRFGFFHVVNNDYTHWLMYAIGGSQHPTIVSQGNRFIAPPNPSAKQITKREYADESEWKNWSWRSEGDLMINGAYFVPAGDQTKGKKGEFSRYDMIKFKPGAYVKRLTRFAGTLECQ; this is encoded by the coding sequence ATGCCAAGGTGTAGATTTGGGTTCTTCCATGTGGTTAATAATGACTATACTCATTGGCTTATGTATGCCATTGGGGGCAGCCAGCACCCCACCATTGTTAGCCAAGGGAACCGTTTCATTGCCCCTCCGAATCCGAGCGCGAAACAGATAACGAAGAGAGAGTATGCCGATGAGTCCGAATGGAAGAATTGGTCATGGCGGTCGGAGGGAGATTTGATGATCAACGGGGCGTACTTTGTTCCGGCCGGGGATCAAACCAAGGGGAAGAAGGGCGAATTCTcaagatatgatatgattaaattCAAGCCAGGAGCCTACGTGAAAAGGCTTACA